A region from the Hyalangium gracile genome encodes:
- a CDS encoding ATP-grasp domain-containing protein: MRIGIFGDSGDPQCAAVAREAAALGADTLYVDSRALDEGLPLSMLDGQTFYLGKPVDDVRGFYVRSVPAPYVPAMRKDDTLVLYEDWFTTFTQTRERASYFLAWLLQLSHRGATLVNGPHAASVMQFKPYQLHALRSLGAKVPRTLISNDPAAIRAFHAEVKDVIYKPVLGGAITRALDAEALERLDAVTASPVIFQERVPGDDLRVMLVGDELVSCVAIETPSQHLDFRDDPVYSSGEAQYREVVLPEPVQRFCRAAAKACGLVFAGIDLKQRGKDFVFLELNSSPIYMDVEQKLGHRISRAIARRVVEGARAVR, encoded by the coding sequence ATGCGAATCGGCATCTTCGGAGACAGCGGCGATCCACAGTGCGCCGCGGTGGCTCGCGAGGCGGCGGCGCTCGGCGCGGACACGCTGTACGTGGACAGCCGCGCGCTCGACGAGGGCCTCCCCCTCTCCATGCTGGACGGGCAGACCTTCTACCTGGGCAAGCCGGTGGATGACGTGAGGGGCTTCTACGTGCGCTCCGTCCCCGCGCCCTACGTGCCGGCGATGCGCAAGGACGACACGCTGGTGCTCTACGAGGACTGGTTCACCACCTTCACCCAGACGCGCGAGCGGGCGTCCTACTTCCTGGCGTGGCTGCTGCAGCTGTCGCACCGGGGCGCCACGCTGGTCAACGGCCCGCACGCGGCCAGCGTGATGCAGTTCAAGCCCTACCAGCTCCACGCGCTGCGCAGCCTGGGGGCCAAGGTGCCGCGCACGCTCATCTCGAATGATCCGGCGGCCATCCGCGCCTTCCACGCGGAGGTGAAGGACGTCATCTACAAGCCGGTGCTGGGCGGCGCCATCACCCGGGCGCTGGACGCCGAGGCGCTGGAGCGGCTGGACGCGGTGACGGCCTCGCCGGTCATCTTCCAGGAGCGCGTGCCGGGGGACGACTTGCGGGTGATGCTGGTGGGCGATGAGCTCGTCTCGTGCGTGGCCATCGAGACGCCCAGCCAGCACCTCGACTTCCGGGACGACCCCGTCTACAGCAGCGGCGAGGCGCAGTACCGCGAGGTGGTGCTGCCCGAGCCCGTCCAGCGCTTCTGCCGCGCGGCGGCCAAGGCGTGCGGGCTGGTGTTCGCGGGCATCGACCTCAAGCAGCGCGGCAAGGACTTCGTGTTCCTGGAGCTGAACAGCTCGCCCATCTACATGGACGTGGAGCAGAAGCTGGGCCACCGCATCAGCCGGGCCATCGCGCGCCGGGTGGTAGAGGGCGCGCGCGCCGTCCGGTAG
- a CDS encoding HNH endonuclease family protein produces MYLSRIQIENIRGFRSGDLGIELDMRRPDGRYAGWTVIAGRNMYCEDSAGTDIEHFWPKSEYPEKAFSWTNYLLACSGCNSNHKREKFPRDEAGAPLLIDPTVEDPRTHLALSLRTGEYVARTPKGEQSIAVFGLHRDILEKGRRDAWIRIPAMLRHYDEACEEGDWRRALEVQRTICRSPFASVFARFIEVATGASAATFIKAEMLDLLDKYADIKTWL; encoded by the coding sequence ATGTACCTGAGCAGGATCCAGATCGAGAACATCCGAGGGTTCCGCTCGGGAGACCTGGGCATCGAGCTGGACATGCGTCGGCCAGATGGACGCTACGCGGGCTGGACGGTTATCGCTGGTCGCAACATGTACTGCGAGGACAGCGCGGGCACGGACATCGAACACTTCTGGCCCAAGTCCGAGTACCCCGAGAAGGCGTTCTCCTGGACCAACTACCTGCTCGCATGCAGCGGCTGTAACAGCAACCACAAGCGAGAGAAGTTCCCGCGTGATGAGGCAGGGGCTCCGCTGCTCATCGATCCCACCGTGGAGGACCCGAGGACTCATCTCGCGCTCTCGCTGAGGACCGGTGAGTACGTGGCTCGGACGCCGAAGGGCGAACAGAGCATCGCTGTCTTCGGCCTTCACCGCGACATCCTGGAGAAAGGCCGCCGCGACGCATGGATCCGGATTCCGGCGATGCTGCGCCACTATGACGAGGCGTGCGAGGAAGGCGACTGGCGGCGTGCGCTCGAGGTGCAGCGCACCATCTGCCGCTCTCCCTTCGCGAGTGTCTTCGCGAGGTTCATCGAGGTGGCGACTGGAGCCTCGGCGGCGACATTCATCAAGGCGGAGATGCTCGACCTCCTCGACAAGTACGCCGACATCAAGACGTGGCTCTGA
- a CDS encoding potassium transporter Kup has translation MNATTEAPAPSAEGPSPYKRTALLALGAVGVVYGDIGTSPLYALRECFTGPHGIHPSHENVLGVLSLIFWALIITVSVKYLVFVLRADNRGEGGVLALMALVGQRARGSRPASRTRPLLMIMGIFGASLLYGDGIITPAISVLSAVEGLSVATPIFEPYILPIVLLILLGLFLVQRHGTGGIGSVFGPFMCVWFVALAVLGVKELVHNPSVLWALSPVEGVSFFMRNGLHGFLVLGGVFLVVTGGESLYTDMGHFGRGPIRLAWFALVLPSLMLNYLGQGALLLRAPEAARNPFFLLAPSWALYPMVVLAAGAASIASQAVISGAFSNTRQAMQLGYCPRMEVVHTSAEEKGQIYLPGLNLLLLLGVVLLVLGFRNSSALAGAYGIAVSTAMLMTTMMAYVVARERWNVRRAVAIPVLSLFLGVELAFFSANAVKIPEGGWFPLVLAVSIFTLMTTWKRGREILAAKLRAASMDLKDLLESFKGEHAPVRVPGTAVFMTGNPEGSPPALLHNLKHNKVLHEQVVLLTILSEDVPHVAPEERVEVQPLELGFVRLIARYGFMENPSIPDILKRGREQGLQFQLMSTSFFLGRETLIPSKKPGMAMWRESLFAWMSRNARSATAFFRIPPNRVVELGTQVEL, from the coding sequence GTGAACGCGACCACGGAAGCCCCTGCCCCCTCGGCCGAGGGGCCAAGTCCCTACAAACGCACGGCGCTGCTGGCGCTGGGAGCGGTGGGCGTCGTCTACGGCGACATCGGTACCAGCCCCCTGTACGCGCTGCGCGAGTGCTTCACGGGGCCGCACGGCATCCACCCCTCGCATGAGAACGTGCTGGGGGTGCTGTCGCTCATCTTCTGGGCGCTCATCATCACTGTCTCCGTGAAGTACTTGGTGTTCGTACTAAGGGCGGACAACCGGGGCGAGGGCGGCGTGCTGGCGCTGATGGCCCTGGTGGGGCAGCGCGCGCGGGGCAGCCGCCCGGCGTCGAGGACCCGGCCGCTGCTGATGATCATGGGCATCTTCGGGGCGTCGCTGCTGTACGGCGACGGCATCATCACCCCGGCCATCTCGGTGCTCAGCGCGGTGGAGGGCCTGAGCGTGGCCACGCCCATCTTCGAGCCCTACATCCTGCCCATCGTGCTGCTCATCCTGCTGGGGTTGTTCCTGGTGCAGCGGCACGGCACGGGGGGCATCGGCAGCGTGTTCGGCCCCTTCATGTGCGTGTGGTTCGTGGCGCTGGCGGTGCTGGGGGTGAAGGAGCTGGTGCACAACCCGTCGGTGCTTTGGGCGCTGTCGCCGGTGGAGGGCGTGTCCTTCTTCATGCGCAACGGGCTGCATGGCTTCCTGGTGCTGGGCGGGGTGTTCCTGGTGGTGACGGGCGGCGAGTCGCTCTACACGGACATGGGCCACTTCGGCCGGGGGCCCATCCGCCTGGCGTGGTTCGCGCTGGTGCTGCCCTCGCTGATGCTCAACTACCTGGGGCAGGGGGCGCTGCTCTTGAGGGCGCCGGAGGCGGCGCGCAACCCGTTCTTCCTGCTGGCGCCGTCGTGGGCGCTCTACCCGATGGTGGTGCTGGCGGCGGGCGCGGCGAGCATCGCCTCGCAGGCGGTCATCTCGGGGGCGTTCTCGAACACGCGGCAGGCGATGCAGCTGGGCTACTGCCCGCGCATGGAGGTGGTGCACACCTCGGCGGAGGAGAAGGGGCAGATCTACCTGCCGGGGCTCAACCTGCTGCTGCTGCTGGGCGTGGTGCTGCTGGTGCTGGGTTTCCGCAACTCGAGCGCGCTGGCGGGGGCGTACGGCATCGCGGTGTCCACCGCCATGCTGATGACGACGATGATGGCGTACGTGGTGGCGCGCGAGCGCTGGAACGTGCGGCGGGCGGTGGCCATCCCGGTGCTGTCGCTGTTCCTGGGGGTGGAGCTGGCGTTCTTCAGCGCCAACGCGGTGAAGATCCCCGAGGGCGGCTGGTTCCCGCTGGTGCTGGCGGTGAGCATCTTCACGCTGATGACGACGTGGAAGCGGGGGCGCGAGATTCTGGCGGCCAAGCTGCGCGCGGCCAGCATGGACCTGAAGGACCTGCTGGAGAGCTTCAAGGGAGAGCACGCGCCGGTGCGGGTGCCGGGCACGGCGGTGTTCATGACGGGCAACCCGGAGGGCTCGCCGCCGGCGCTCTTGCACAACCTGAAGCACAACAAGGTGCTGCACGAGCAGGTGGTGCTGCTGACCATCCTGTCGGAGGACGTGCCGCACGTGGCGCCAGAGGAGCGGGTGGAGGTGCAGCCGCTGGAGCTGGGCTTCGTGCGGCTGATCGCGCGCTACGGCTTCATGGAGAACCCGAGCATCCCGGACATCCTCAAGCGGGGACGGGAGCAGGGGCTGCAGTTCCAGCTGATGAGCACCTCGTTCTTCCTGGGGCGCGAGACGCTGATTCCGTCGAAGAAGCCGGGGATGGCGATGTGGCGTGAGTCGCTGTTCGCGTGGATGAGCCGCAACGCGCGCAGCGCCACGGCGTTCTTCCGGATTCCGCCCAACCGCGTGGTGGAGCTGGGCACGCAGGTGGAGCTGTAG
- a CDS encoding GAF domain-containing protein has protein sequence MLADASLEAFAVLERICALVVPLLGQACGVRLLSEDGQWLNPVAMAHADPSSRDAFLAHTSDAQRADEGLSGIVMKKGESLLLSALPPEVLRRAVAPSLRAAAERFPFSDVLVLPLRARGRTLGTLTVARGLGVRPFEDTERLLLQEVADRAAVVLDVARAYAAERQARHDAEVAANRILRMQRATAALSEAVTPADVAGVAMREAMDALSADQGVFAVASEDPSWLELLGSRNLPPGGQERLARFPSSAPLSTAEAYRTGEALWMETHEEFAARYPATAQRPDIPTKALISLPLLSRGRALGALTLGFLAPRPVSESERAFLKDLVGQTAQALERARLYAAEQQARADAQRAAERTTRLQAVTAELSQALTATRVSEIVVDHGVAAVGARSGGLWLIEPGGAYARLVRTFGYPQEVVERFQRLPLVMGAPLMDALREGRPVWMETPEAQGAPGFPQTASMACLPLKAEGRTLGALVLGFTEPRRFDADERAFLELLVHPAAEALARARLLEQQQQAQAAVREAHQTLSAVIQASPAAILLMDRDGSVRLWNSAAERIFGWTAEEAIGRPLVAVPESKQAEFRENLERVVRGEPLMGVETRRQRKDGTLIDVALWASAVRQASGQVQCVYVVTDITERKRAEDSQRFLARAGSELASSLDDEVTLERVARLAVPSWADTCSVHLLEEGRQLRCVASAPSGAASQPPLAEAEAEAIHRIIASCLPELRKESTPRAQATLRVPLVVRGQALGVLSLATTQRLYDTRDLTLAQELARQAAFAIDNARLYHEAQQAVRLREEFLSIASHELKTPISALQLQVQSLLSTLARSPSGPSPERLRRSLETVDRQVRRQTQLINDLLDVSRISAGRLQLQPERMELSALAREVAERFEPELARAGSPLLLQLSAETMGQWDKLRLDQVLTNLLSNAVKYGRGNPIQLVTETTSDRVRLSVRDGGIGIAAEDLARLFNRFERAVSERNYGGFGLGLWISRQIVEAMGGRIQVTSQPGVGSTFTVELPRQRD, from the coding sequence GTGCTCGCGGACGCCAGCCTCGAGGCCTTCGCGGTCCTCGAGCGCATCTGCGCGCTGGTGGTGCCCCTGCTGGGCCAGGCCTGCGGCGTGCGCCTGCTCTCCGAGGACGGCCAGTGGCTCAACCCCGTGGCCATGGCCCACGCGGACCCGTCCTCCCGGGACGCCTTCCTGGCGCACACCTCCGACGCCCAGCGCGCGGACGAGGGCCTGTCCGGCATCGTCATGAAGAAGGGCGAGTCGCTGCTGCTGTCGGCCCTGCCTCCCGAGGTGCTGCGCCGCGCCGTGGCCCCCTCGCTGCGCGCGGCCGCCGAGCGCTTCCCCTTCAGCGACGTGCTCGTGCTGCCGCTGCGTGCCCGCGGGCGCACGCTCGGCACCCTCACCGTGGCCCGCGGCCTGGGCGTGCGCCCCTTCGAGGACACCGAGCGGCTGCTGCTCCAGGAGGTGGCGGACCGGGCGGCCGTGGTGCTGGACGTGGCGCGCGCCTATGCGGCCGAGCGTCAGGCCCGCCATGACGCCGAGGTGGCGGCCAACCGCATCCTGCGCATGCAGCGCGCCACCGCGGCGCTCTCCGAGGCGGTGACGCCCGCGGACGTGGCCGGCGTGGCGATGCGCGAGGCCATGGATGCGCTGAGCGCCGACCAGGGCGTCTTCGCCGTGGCCAGCGAGGATCCGTCCTGGCTGGAGCTGCTCGGCAGCCGCAACCTGCCCCCCGGCGGCCAGGAGCGCCTGGCCCGCTTCCCGAGCAGCGCGCCGCTGTCGACGGCGGAGGCCTACCGCACCGGCGAGGCCCTGTGGATGGAGACGCACGAGGAGTTCGCGGCGCGCTACCCCGCCACCGCCCAGCGGCCGGACATCCCCACCAAGGCGCTGATCAGCCTGCCGCTGCTGTCTCGGGGGCGGGCGCTGGGCGCGCTCACGCTGGGCTTCCTGGCGCCACGGCCCGTCTCCGAGAGCGAGCGCGCCTTCTTGAAGGACCTGGTGGGGCAGACGGCCCAGGCGCTGGAGCGGGCGCGGCTCTACGCCGCCGAGCAGCAGGCGCGCGCCGACGCCCAGCGCGCCGCCGAGCGCACCACCCGCCTCCAGGCCGTCACCGCCGAGCTGTCCCAGGCGCTCACCGCCACGCGGGTGTCGGAAATCGTCGTGGACCATGGCGTGGCGGCCGTGGGGGCGCGCAGCGGCGGGCTGTGGCTCATCGAGCCGGGCGGCGCCTACGCGCGGCTGGTGCGCACCTTCGGCTATCCGCAGGAGGTGGTGGAGCGCTTCCAGCGCCTGCCGCTGGTGATGGGCGCGCCGCTCATGGACGCGCTGCGCGAGGGCCGTCCGGTGTGGATGGAGACGCCCGAGGCGCAGGGCGCTCCGGGCTTCCCCCAGACGGCGTCCATGGCGTGCCTGCCGCTGAAGGCCGAGGGGCGCACGCTGGGGGCGCTGGTGCTGGGCTTCACCGAGCCCCGCCGCTTCGACGCGGACGAGCGCGCCTTCCTGGAGCTGCTCGTCCACCCCGCCGCGGAGGCGCTGGCGCGAGCGCGGCTGCTGGAGCAGCAGCAGCAGGCCCAGGCCGCGGTGCGCGAGGCCCACCAGACACTCTCCGCCGTCATCCAGGCCTCCCCCGCCGCCATCCTCCTCATGGACCGGGATGGCTCGGTGCGGCTGTGGAACTCCGCCGCCGAGCGCATCTTCGGGTGGACGGCGGAGGAGGCCATCGGCCGCCCGCTGGTGGCGGTGCCCGAGAGCAAGCAGGCGGAGTTCCGCGAGAACCTGGAGCGCGTGGTCCGGGGCGAGCCGCTCATGGGAGTGGAGACGCGGCGCCAGCGCAAGGACGGCACGCTCATCGACGTGGCGCTGTGGGCCTCCGCGGTGCGCCAGGCCAGCGGCCAGGTGCAGTGCGTCTACGTCGTCACGGACATCACCGAGCGCAAGCGCGCGGAGGACTCCCAGCGCTTCCTGGCGCGCGCGGGCAGCGAGCTGGCCAGCAGCCTGGATGACGAGGTGACGCTCGAGCGCGTGGCCCGCCTGGCCGTGCCGTCCTGGGCGGACACCTGCAGCGTCCATCTGCTGGAGGAGGGACGGCAGCTGCGGTGCGTGGCCTCGGCGCCCTCGGGGGCCGCGTCCCAGCCTCCCCTCGCGGAGGCCGAGGCGGAGGCCATCCACCGCATCATCGCCTCGTGCCTGCCGGAGCTGCGCAAGGAGTCCACGCCGCGCGCCCAGGCCACGCTGCGCGTGCCGCTGGTGGTGCGCGGCCAGGCGCTGGGCGTGCTGTCGCTCGCCACCACGCAGCGGCTCTATGACACGCGGGACCTGACGCTCGCGCAGGAGCTGGCGCGGCAGGCGGCGTTCGCCATCGACAACGCCCGGCTCTACCACGAGGCCCAGCAGGCCGTGCGGCTGCGCGAGGAGTTCCTCTCCATCGCCAGCCACGAGCTGAAGACGCCCATCAGCGCGCTCCAGCTCCAGGTGCAGAGCCTGCTGTCCACGCTGGCCCGCTCGCCCTCGGGGCCCTCTCCGGAGCGGCTGCGGCGCAGCCTGGAGACGGTGGACCGGCAGGTGCGGCGGCAGACGCAGCTCATCAACGACTTGCTGGACGTGTCGCGCATCTCGGCCGGGCGGCTGCAGCTGCAGCCGGAGCGCATGGAGCTGTCGGCGCTGGCGCGCGAGGTGGCCGAGCGCTTCGAGCCGGAGCTGGCCCGCGCGGGCTCGCCGCTGCTGCTCCAGCTGTCCGCGGAGACGATGGGGCAGTGGGACAAGCTGCGCCTGGATCAGGTGCTGACGAACCTGCTGTCCAACGCGGTGAAGTACGGCCGGGGCAACCCCATCCAGCTGGTGACGGAGACGACGAGCGACAGGGTGCGGCTGTCGGTGAGGGACGGCGGCATCGGCATCGCGGCGGAGGACCTGGCGCGCCTGTTCAACCGCTTCGAGCGGGCGGTGTCCGAGCGCAACTACGGCGGCTTCGGCCTGGGGCTGTGGATCTCCCGGCAGATCGTCGAGGCGATGGGCGGGCGCATCCAGGTGACGAGCCAGCCAGGCGTGGGCTCGACCTTCACGGTGGAGCTGCCTCGCCAGCGGGACTGA
- a CDS encoding DUF378 domain-containing protein → MERINTDRMSGFIKFLAVVAIIGAVNWGLIGFFNWNLVDAILGGGAREQTSALARLIYALVGLAGLALAVVFPWTSRVTVGTPTGLGLHRRADVRP, encoded by the coding sequence ATGGAACGCATCAACACGGACCGGATGAGCGGCTTCATCAAGTTCCTGGCCGTGGTGGCCATCATCGGCGCGGTGAACTGGGGCCTCATCGGCTTCTTCAACTGGAACCTGGTCGACGCCATCCTCGGCGGAGGAGCGCGGGAGCAGACCTCGGCCCTCGCCCGCCTCATCTACGCCCTGGTGGGGCTGGCGGGACTGGCGCTGGCGGTGGTCTTCCCATGGACGAGCCGGGTGACGGTGGGCACCCCGACAGGGCTGGGCCTCCACCGGCGAGCGGACGTGCGGCCGTAG
- a CDS encoding acyl-CoA desaturase → MDDATRGAGGETRLSWIKVLRWTLLHVGALVGGTLFFSWSAVAVAAGLLAVTMCLGVSVGFHRGLIHRAFQTSRAVEAVLAVLGSLAGLGGILGMTRMHHRRDYHQNQPDCPAYFGYAGGFLEAMGYALFFDYEARDASVYPPVEPSVAERPLFLFLERAGLWLQVPLALALYAAGGAAFVAWGIFVRLALTQDGFWAVHYVSHVSGEQPYELAGAAEQGRNTGWLALLSMGESWHNTHHAYPSSAQMGVGWSQPDPGFWAVRGMEWLGLVWDVKTVSNPTLRPGARLTPPPALATGTPRCCAATCTGRHGALSHPPAEVSHRLAVLCSASSMQ, encoded by the coding sequence ATGGACGATGCCACACGCGGTGCCGGGGGTGAGACGAGGCTGAGCTGGATCAAGGTGCTCCGCTGGACACTGCTCCATGTAGGAGCGCTCGTGGGGGGCACGCTGTTCTTCTCGTGGAGCGCGGTGGCCGTGGCCGCGGGGCTGCTCGCGGTGACGATGTGCCTGGGCGTGTCGGTGGGCTTCCACCGCGGCCTCATCCACCGCGCCTTCCAGACGTCCCGCGCGGTGGAGGCGGTGCTCGCGGTGCTGGGCTCGCTGGCGGGCCTCGGGGGCATCCTCGGCATGACGCGCATGCACCACCGGCGTGACTACCACCAGAACCAGCCGGACTGCCCGGCCTACTTCGGCTACGCGGGCGGCTTCCTCGAGGCGATGGGCTACGCTCTCTTCTTCGACTACGAGGCGCGCGATGCTTCCGTGTACCCGCCCGTGGAGCCGAGCGTGGCCGAGCGTCCGCTCTTCCTCTTCCTGGAGCGCGCGGGGCTGTGGCTGCAGGTGCCGCTGGCGCTCGCGCTGTACGCCGCCGGTGGCGCCGCCTTCGTGGCGTGGGGCATCTTCGTCCGGCTGGCGCTCACGCAGGATGGCTTCTGGGCCGTCCACTACGTGAGCCACGTCTCGGGCGAGCAGCCCTATGAGCTGGCCGGCGCCGCGGAGCAGGGCCGCAACACGGGGTGGCTCGCGCTGCTGAGCATGGGCGAGTCCTGGCACAACACGCACCACGCGTACCCGAGCTCGGCGCAGATGGGCGTGGGCTGGAGCCAGCCGGACCCGGGCTTCTGGGCCGTGCGAGGGATGGAGTGGCTCGGGCTCGTGTGGGACGTGAAGACGGTGTCGAATCCAACCCTGCGTCCGGGTGCGAGGCTCACGCCCCCCCCCGCGCTCGCGACAGGCACGCCCCGCTGCTGTGCAGCGACGTGCACAGGCCGCCACGGCGCGCTGAGCCATCCTCCCGCGGAGGTGTCCCACCGGCTGGCGGTTCTTTGCTCGGCATCCAGCATGCAGTGA
- a CDS encoding mechanosensitive ion channel family protein, translated as MEFFGVRILGLNPETLRKVVLSLAVLVVVMGVRALLGVVVGLGTGVSRRSIWARKYIRLAFGGLGTLLLLSIWFDNPTRLATFLGLLAGGLAFASQNAVLSVAGYFVIVFGKTFDLGDRIQIGDVRGDVLDIGLLKTTVMEMGVPPLLHPDPHHWVGARQYTGRVVTITNAEVFKQPTYNYTRNFNFLWEELRLPLRYDTDPRKAEAIVLAAVREATAGIIEEGHRQLANMRERYLIHSGELEPRAYLRLTDNWVELSVRFLVNTYGVREVKDVIARRILERFREEDLELASTTVELVHPPRTRPHTSTPSTSPREDPHVLR; from the coding sequence ATGGAGTTCTTCGGTGTCCGCATCCTCGGACTCAACCCCGAGACGCTGCGCAAGGTCGTCTTGTCCCTGGCCGTCCTCGTGGTGGTGATGGGCGTGCGGGCGCTGCTGGGGGTGGTGGTCGGGCTGGGCACCGGCGTGTCGCGCCGCTCCATCTGGGCGCGCAAGTACATCCGGCTCGCCTTTGGCGGGCTCGGGACGCTGCTGCTGCTGTCCATCTGGTTCGACAACCCCACCCGCCTGGCCACCTTCCTGGGGCTGCTGGCCGGTGGGCTCGCCTTCGCATCACAGAACGCGGTGCTGTCCGTGGCTGGCTACTTCGTCATCGTCTTCGGCAAGACGTTCGATCTGGGTGACCGCATCCAGATTGGAGACGTCCGGGGGGACGTGCTGGACATCGGCCTGCTCAAGACAACGGTGATGGAGATGGGCGTGCCGCCGCTGCTGCACCCCGACCCGCACCACTGGGTGGGAGCCCGGCAGTATACGGGGCGCGTCGTCACCATCACCAACGCGGAAGTCTTCAAGCAGCCAACTTACAACTACACGCGCAACTTCAACTTCCTCTGGGAGGAACTGCGGCTGCCGCTGCGCTACGACACGGATCCGCGGAAGGCCGAGGCCATCGTGCTGGCCGCCGTGCGCGAGGCCACCGCCGGCATCATCGAGGAAGGCCACCGGCAGCTGGCCAACATGCGCGAGCGCTACCTCATCCACTCAGGCGAGCTGGAGCCGCGCGCCTATCTGCGGCTGACGGACAACTGGGTGGAGCTGAGCGTGCGCTTCCTCGTGAACACGTACGGCGTGCGAGAGGTGAAGGACGTCATCGCTCGGCGCATCCTCGAGCGCTTCCGCGAAGAGGACCTCGAGCTGGCCTCCACCACCGTGGAGCTGGTGCACCCGCCTCGCACCCGGCCGCATACCTCTACCCCGAGCACATCCCCGCGGGAGGATCCCCATGTTCTTCGATAG
- a CDS encoding DUF421 domain-containing protein, with amino-acid sequence MFFDSWQALGRVVLVGVCAYAALVLMLRLSGNRTLSKLNAFDLVVTVSLGSTLATVLLSKDVSLAEGLLAFAVLIGLQFLVTWTSVRWPGFSRMVKSEPVLLVHQGRFLPSAMRRARIVEAEVLSVLRDQGVARLEAVEAVVLETDGSLTVLQQRDERPETLSNVQAPEPEETFLH; translated from the coding sequence ATGTTCTTCGATAGCTGGCAGGCGCTGGGCCGCGTAGTCCTCGTCGGGGTGTGCGCCTACGCGGCGCTGGTGCTCATGCTCCGCCTCTCGGGCAACCGGACCCTCTCCAAGCTCAACGCCTTCGATCTCGTGGTGACGGTGTCGCTGGGCTCGACGCTGGCCACGGTGCTGCTCTCCAAGGACGTGTCGCTGGCCGAGGGGCTGCTGGCCTTCGCCGTCCTGATCGGGCTCCAGTTCCTCGTCACCTGGACCTCGGTGCGCTGGCCCGGGTTCAGCCGCATGGTGAAGTCCGAGCCCGTGCTGCTGGTCCACCAGGGGCGCTTCCTGCCCTCGGCCATGCGCCGCGCGCGCATCGTCGAGGCGGAGGTGCTGTCGGTGCTGCGGGACCAGGGCGTGGCACGGCTCGAAGCCGTCGAGGCCGTCGTGCTCGAGACCGACGGCTCGCTGACCGTCCTCCAGCAGCGCGATGAGCGCCCCGAGACCCTCTCCAACGTCCAAGCGCCCGAGCCCGAGGAGACCTTCCTTCACTGA